One genomic region from Torulaspora delbrueckii CBS 1146 chromosome 4, complete genome encodes:
- the KIN3 gene encoding serine/threonine protein kinase KIN3 (similar to Saccharomyces cerevisiae KIN3 (YAR018C); ancestral locus Anc_3.178), translating to MSNMQNRRQILNEYYPTQPMSPPVTQPASQYQVLEEIGRGSFGAVRKVIHLPTKKLMVRKDIRYGHMNSKERQQLIAECTILSQLKHENIVEFYSWDFNEQKEVLYLYMEYCSRGDLSQMIKHYKQEHKYIPEKVIWGILAQLLMALYKCHYGDDLPQLTTMYDRMKPPTKGKNIVIHRDLKPGNIFLSNENNDDKEVKNYRKMDYSQVVVKLGDFGLAKSLEASIQFATTYVGTPYYMSPEVLMDHPYSPLSDIWSLGCVIFEMCSLHPPFQARNYLELQKKIKLGKFDKIPDYYSDGLNLMIRSMIDVDLKTRPSTFELLQDIQIRTARKSLQLERFERNLLDYENELVNIEKILEKQAMEYEREYSQLKEQFLRAVEDRVAEVINGKKIGMVPESIDGYYNKRLPRPAYHWQTRYR from the coding sequence ATGAGTAACATGCAAAATAGACGACAGATACTCAATGAGTACTATCCAACGCAGCCAATGTCTCCGCCTGTGACTCAACCAGCCTCTCAATATCAAGTCCTGGAGGAGATCGGACGAGGATCTTTTGGTGCGGTACGTAAGGTCATTCATCTTCCTACCAAGAAGTTGATGGTCCGGAAGGATATTAGGTACGGTCATATGAATAGCAAGGAAAGACAGCAATTGATAGCTGAGTGCACCATTCTATCACAATTAAAGCATGAAAACATCGTGGAGTTTTACTCGTGGGATTTTAATGAACAGAAGGAGGTTTTGTACTTGTATATGGAGTATTGCTCCAGAGGCGACCTTAGTCAAATGATCAAGCATTACAAGCAAGAACATAAATACATTCCAGAGAAAGTAATATGGGGTATCTTAGCTCAATTACTTATGGCCCTGTACAAGTGCCATTATGGAGACGATCTACCGCAATTGACCACAATGTACGATCGAATGAAACCTCCCACTAAGGGTAAGAATATTGTCATTCATCGTGATTTGAAACCGGGAAATATATTTCTAAGCAACgaaaataatgatgataaggAGGTTAAGAATTATAGGAAAATGGATTACAGTCAGGTCGTGGTGAAATTGGGTGATTTTGGACTGGCCAAATCACTCGAAGCTAGTATTCAGTTTGCTACTACTTACGTCGGAACCCCATATTATATGTCACCCGAGGTTCTAATGGATCATCCTTACTCTCCTTTGAGCGATATCTGGTCTCTAGGATGTGTCATATTCGAAATGTGCTCACTACATCCACCTTTCCAGGCTAGAAATTATCTTGAACTCCAGAAAAAGATTAAGCTGGgcaaatttgataaaattcCCGATTACTACTCTGATGGACTTAATTTGATGATCCGTTCAATGATCGATGTGGATCTCAAAACAAGACCCTCAACTTTCGAGCTTCTGCAGGATATACAAATTCGCACAGCGAGGAAATCATTGCAGCTTGAACGTTTCGAAAGGAATTTGCTGGATTATGAAAATGAACTAGTtaatattgaaaagattttggagaaacaGGCAATGGAATACGAGCGAGAGTACTCGCAATTAAAGGAGCAATTCCTGCGAGCTGTCGAAGATCGTGTTGCTGAAGTCATAAACGGTAAAAAGATTGGCATGGTGCCTGAATCTATAGATGGGTACTACAATAAGCGGCTTCCGCGACCAGCATATCACTGGCAAACGAGGTACCGATAA
- the CDC15 gene encoding serine/threonine protein kinase CDC15 (similar to Saccharomyces cerevisiae CDC15 (YAR019C); ancestral locus Anc_3.177), whose product MMNAERVNVTPAQQVDQNVPPVTLSQQRQRKNQVQYQLKQVIGKGSYGIVYKAINRKTEQMVAIKEVTYDDDEELTDIMSEIDLLKNLNHMNIVKYHGFIKKSHNLYIILEYCSRGSLKNVISRGKGIPESKAKVFIKQTLNGLHYLHEQGVIHRDIKAANLLLDSNSVVKLADFGVSTKVNTMTMAMTLAGSLNWMAPEIIGNRGASTLSDIWSLGATVLELLTGHPPFHNLVDINIYYAIENDTFIPPTSLSQDAQEFLARCFQKNMYMRPTAAELLKHKWLSTTDTDKLDLFKEDGDELDYRWDQDFKESTIINTPGVESQRVSTGDSSDSARPAVRSSEELLAHLNKSNDSELSFDSLKTIFDQMSVEDIYLRVVGQIEANQEFLNALFEYDKINNSSKLKECWITLGGIYEILDQNEIIERYFLKDSYKILIQCGILRRENMDLLNDTLRLELIFRLLEVSDSASFWCNWCSQNLRVSALVSNLQNKFAQSIILKLSYFDESSNWFYGQFINEILTVSQIDSLDQQTVSFIFKALSSILIKSHKRRASSSLAQSLSHSSNFTSQSSLCSLPSSTVRSSVSKAALSLPPEFLPWLLRLLDEDLFYNIKNLHLWRYFFLVIHHSTHLNKALLNRLLHSSRFLTLNLKFLLSKDDPSFLHEECRLPIVQLSLSIITEVSMEMDSFSPLLQRLAVAFLKFDDECIAGGLEILFNYLQFALHSNLRISKTIKGLAIIPPMTSSNAQVFNSSESDNFLNYQEVIDPFFNVHEDNIQFGNFIATFIKIYSLGPFDVAAMNIILHPDFVKRSILFFDQYRNSLLIQIDLLKFIKLAFGRALDFYNSKSKSKAPLSKDVARQMSLKLQELNFVLENNWNSQQAGQIGCDSILIHQLCQDIKSLSLQTPSSYSMAHLR is encoded by the coding sequence ATGATGAATGCAGAAAGAGTGAATGTGACTCCTGCGCAGCAGGTTGATCAAAATGTGCCTCCAGTTACACTCTCACAACAGAGACAAAGGAAAAACCAAGTTCAATATCAGCTGAAACAGGTGATTGGCAAGGGCTCGTATGGTATAGTTTACAAGGCAATTAATAGAAAGACTGAACAAATGGTTGCGATTAAGGAGGTTACTtatgatgacgatgaagaacttaCGGATATAATGTCTGAGATagaccttttgaagaacctgAATCATATGAATATTGTCAAGTACCATGGATTCATTAAAAAATCGCACAATCTTTATATTATTCTTGAGTATTGCTCGCGTGGTTCTCTCAAGAATGTAATCTCGAGAGGTAAGGGAATCCCAGAATCAAAGGCAAAAGTTTTTATCAAACAAACTTTAAATGGTCTTCACTATTTGCATGAGCAAGGTGTAATACATAGAGACATCAAGGCTGCAAATTTGCTACTCGATTCCAATAGTGTGGTTAAATTGGCGGATTTTGGTGTATCGACAAAGGTAAACACAATGACGATGGCAATGACTTTGGCCGGTTCACTTAATTGGATGGCTCCTGAAATTATTGGCAATAGAGGCGCCTCTACGCTGAGTGATATCTGGTCATTGGGTGCTACTGTTCTCGAATTGTTAACCGGTCATCCGCCTTTCCACAATTTGGTCGATATTAACATCTACTACGCTATCGAGAATGATACATTTATACCGCCTACTTCACTATCTCAGGATGCTCAGGAATTCTTAGCGAGATGTTTCCAGAAAAACATGTACATGAGACCAACAGCGGCTGAATTACTAAAACACAAGTGGTTATCAACCACTGATACTGACAAATTAGATTTGTTCAAGGAAGATGGAGATGAGTTGGATTATAGATGGGATCAggacttcaaagaatctaCAATTATAAATACTCCCGGCGTCGAAAGCCAGCGGGTCTCAACTGGTGATAGCAGTGATTCCGCCCGCCCAGCGGTACGATCTTCAGAGGAGTTACTGGCTCATTTAAACAAGAGTAATGATTCAGAACTTTCGTTCGATTCTTTAAAGACaatatttgatcaaatgAGCGTGGAAGATATATATTTGAGGGTAGTTGGACAGATAGAGGCGAACCAGGAATTCTTGAATGCGCTATTTGAATACGATAAGATTAAtaattcttcgaaattgaaggaatgTTGGATAACATTGGGGGGTATCTACGAGATACTTGACCAAAACGAGATTATCGAACGCTACTTCCTGAAAGACTCCTATAAAATTTTGATTCAGTGTGGGATCCTACGTAGAGAGAATATGGATCTATTAAACGATACTTTGAGGTTGGAATTGATTTTCAGGCTGCTTGAAGTTTCTGACTCTGCTTCGTTCTGGTGCAATTGGTGTTCTCAAAACCTTAGAGTTTCTGCGCTGGTATCAAATCTGCAGAATAAATTTGCACAATCCATTATACTGAAACTGTCAtactttgatgaaagttcCAATTGGTTCTACGGTCAATTCATAAACGAGATTTTGACCGTCTCACAAATCGATTCACTTGATCAACAAACAGTTTCATtcattttcaaagcattATCCTCAATACTAATAAAATCCCACAAGAGACGcgcttcttcctccttaGCACAATCGCTCTCgcactcttcaaatttcacTTCACAGTCTTCACTATGCTCACTGCCCTCGTCTACTGTCAGATCTTCTGTTAGTAAAGCTGCATTGAGTTTACCACCAGAATTTTTGCCTTGGCTGTTACGTCTCCtagatgaagatttgttttacaatatcaaaaatctACATCTGTGGAGATACTTTTTCCTTGTCATTCATCACTCAACTCATCTCAACAAAGCTCTTCTAAACAGGCTCCTTCATTCCTCTAGGTTTCTTACCctaaatttgaaatttctaCTGAGTAAAGACGACCCAAGCTTCCTACATGAGGAATGCCGTCTTCCAATTGTGCAATTATCCCTCTCCATTATTACTGAGGTTTCAATGGAAATGGATTCGTTCTCTCCTTTGTTGCAACGATTGGCAGTCGCTTTCCTTAAATTTGACGACGAATGCATTGCTGGTGGCcttgaaattcttttcaattacTTGCAATTCGCTCTTCACTCCAATTTAAGGATTTCAAAAACGATCAAAGGCTTAGCGATCATACCTCCGATGACCTCTTCTAATGCCCAAGTATTCAATTCCTCCGAATCGGATAACTTTTTGAACTACCAAGAGGTTATAGATCCTTTCTTTAACGTTCACGAGGATAATATTCAGTTTGGTAATTTCATCGCCACGTTTATCAAGATCTATTCATTAGGACCTTTTGACGTCGCGGCTATGAACATTATTCTGCATCCAGATTTTGTCAAAAGGTCGATATTATTCTTCGATCAGTACCGCAATAGTTTACTAATacaaattgatcttttgaagttcatCAAGTTGGCTTTTGGAAGAGCATTGGACTTCTACAATTCAAAGAGCAAATCAAAAGCGCCTCTAAGTAAAGATGTGGCGAGACAGATGTCATTGAAACTACAAGAACTAAACTTTGTCCTCGAGAATAACTGGAACAGTCAACAAGCGGGACAAATCGGATGTGATTCGATTCTAATTCATCAACTATGTCAAGATATCAAATCTCTCTCCCTCCAGACTCCGTCATCCTATTCTATGGCCCATCTGCGATGA
- the YAT1 gene encoding carnitine O-acetyltransferase YAT1 (similar to Saccharomyces cerevisiae YAT1 (YAR035W); ancestral locus Anc_3.176): MPSKDTNSDLLKRLPIPDLNETLEKYLTRVEPLQDARQNRKTRKCVLSDENVDLMRTLHERLVQYDGQLAKDVPQSSYIEQFWYDAYLLYDASVVLNSNPFFQLQDDPTIRDTSETGSGPYGIFTGQVKRTAKLVTSILKFIREIRHGTLTKDMIRGKIPLSMDQYGKLFGSSRIPPGPGQESCHLQTDTTSHHVIVMYKSQFYWFDVLDVNNFPIFSTPEELEWNLYSIIMDNEKKPLDVDADEAPNIPFGVFTTENRRVWANIRDYVFHDSDPANWKNLKIIDSALFVICLDDVSFKNEEKDELVKSLLCGTSEIELDPTNTSRPFGVQRGTCSNRWYDKLQLIVTRNGKAGINFEHTGIDGHTVLRLATDIYTDSILSFARGVTNVVPDIFQSNDAVKPVPNKPSRANVITIPRKLEWKVDSFLLSSLHFAETRVSDVISQYEFATLDFEQYGSTHMKSTFKTSPDAFVQQIFQVAYYALYGKFETTYEPAMTKMFQNGRTEAIRSVTHESKRFVKSLFDRKPTDEERIKLLQQACAEHSRITKECSMGMGQDRHLYALYCLWNESYKDQIPLPPIFQDNSWSLLNTNVLSTSNCGNPCLASFGFGPVTANGFGIGYIIRDNSVSVVVSSRHRQTHRFLSLIEKSFLEVDHIFERHAAGISAVSAPVDDDTRRTTAKPRANSALKSEDLRFLLGGYDYFDVSVSG; this comes from the coding sequence ATGCCTAGTAAAGATACAAACAGTGACTTGCTAAAGAGGTTGCCAATTCCTGATTTAAATGAAACGTTGGAGAAATATTTGACAAGAGTAGAACCTTTGCAAGATGCTAGACAGAATAGAAAAACCAGAAAATGTGTTCTTTCCGATGAAAATGTTGATCTTATGCGTACTTTACATGAAAGATTAGTCCAATACGACGGTCAATTGGCAAAGGATGTACCTCAATCATCGTATATTGAGCAATTTTGGTACGATGCCTACCTTTTGTATGATGCATCGGTGGTCTTAAACTCCAATcctttcttccaattgcaGGATGATCCCACGATTAGAGATACCTCGGAGACTGGCAGTGGTCCTTATGGTATTTTTACCGGTCAAGTTAAGCGTACAGCTAAGTTAGTCACCTCCATTCTCAAGTTTATTAGGGAAATTCGTCATGGAACCCTGACTAAAGACATGATTCGTGGAAAAATTCCACTTTCGATGGATCAGTATGGCAAATTGTTTGGTTCTAGTAGAATTCCACCTGGACCAGGACAGGAATCCTGTCATTTGCAAACTGATACAACATCCCACCATGTGATTGTCATGTACAAATCGCAGTTTTACTGGTTTGATGTGCTAGATGTTAATAATTTCCCtatcttttcaacaccGGAGGAGTTGGAATGGAATTTATACTCCATCATCATGGACAATGAAAAAAAACCGCTTGATGTCGATGCTGATGAGGCGCCAAATATTCCCTTTGGTGTGTTTACCACGGAAAATAGGCGGGTATGGGCTAATATAAGAGACTACGTTTTCCACGACTCGGACCCTGCAAATTGGAAGAATCTGAAGATCATTGATAGTGCTTTGTTCGTCATTTGCCTAGATGATGTTTCATTTaaaaatgaagagaaagatgaactgGTGAAATCATTGTTATGTGGTACCTCAGAGATCGAACTGGATCCTACTAATACTTCAAGGCCATTTGGTGTGCAACGCGGTACTTGTTCAAATCGCTGGTACGATAAATTACAACTCATTGTGACAAGAAACGGTAAAGCAGGTATAAACTTCGAGCATACTGGCATCGATGGGCACACAGTTTTGAGATTGGCGACTGATATTTACACGGATTCGATTTTAAGCTTCGCTCGCGGCGTCACAAATGTGGTTCCTgacatctttcaaagtaatgaCGCTGTGAAACCAGTTCCAAATAAACCATCGCGAGCTAACGTTATAACGATTCCAAGGAAACTTGAGTGGAAAGTTGATTCGTTTTTATTATCATCTCTCCACTTTGCAGAGACTAGAGTTTCCGATGTAATCTCCCAGTATGAATTTGCTACCTtagattttgaacaatacGGCTCTACCCATATGAAGTCAACTTTCAAGACTTCGCCTGATGCTTTCGTCCAACAGATATTTCAAGTTGCCTACTATGCGCTTTATGGTAAATTCGAGACTACATATGAACCCGCAATGACCAAGATGTTCCAAAACGGCAGAACAGAAGCTATCAGGTCAGTGACTCACGAATCCAAACGATTCGTGAAATCATTGTTTGATCGTAAACCCACAGATGAAGAACGCATCAAGCTCTTGCAGCAGGCCTGTGCAGAGCACTCGCGGATTACAAAGGAATGCTCCATGGGCATGGGTCAGGATCGTCATCTGTACGCCTTGTACTGTCTATGGAACGAGTCTTACAAGGACCAGATACCACTGCCACCTATTTTCCAGGATAATTCGTGGAGTCTTCTCAACACAAACGTGCTCAGTACGTCGAATTGTGGTAACCCATGTCTAGCGTCCTTTGGATTCGGCCCAGTGACAGCCAATGGGTTCGGTATTGGTTATATCATTCGCGACAACTCGGTTTCCGttgttgtttcttcaagacaCAGGCAAACGCACAGGTTCctctctttgattgaaaaatcgtTCTTGGAGGTCGATCACATCTTCGAAAGACACGCTGCCGGGATCAGTGCAGTCAGTGCCCCAGTTGACGATGATACGAGACGCACCACCGCGAAGCCCAGGGCCAACTCTGCACTGAAATCGGAGGATCTCAGGTTCCTACTTGGTGGGTACGATTATTTCGACGTGAGTGTCTCGGGATAA
- the TDEL0D04480 gene encoding OSBP family protein (similar to Saccharomyces cerevisiae OSH2 (YDL019C) and SWH1 (YAR042W); ancestral locus Anc_3.175), with translation MSSVTSKAQHSNSQSVQSPPRLNKGLNEEESSNDEDTASQTVSRPLLKLKLLDYLRQGSFTNLKQLIDSQFQPKNDPNVKAVKSLILHYAVQVAPLALIKEIVAKWSGKEASDICLDINQTDENGNTPLHLAAFQSRGDVVSFLMDQPNVNDCVLNNSNLQPIEMCKNLNIAQMMQVKRAHYVAEIAQEFRTAFNNRDFGHLESILSAPRNAELLDINGMDPETGDTVLHEFVKKRDVIMCRWLLEHGADPFKRDRQGKLPIDLVGKVNENNTATNTKTAIEMELKKLLSKAAKEQSVIDVTNNLNEAPTYKGYLKKWTNFAQGYKLRWFILSKDGKLSYYKDQSDTKNACRGSLSMSTCYLHLDSSEKLKFEIIGGSDGTIRWHLKANHPIETNRWVWAIQGAIRFSKDREMMNKSGNIPPSLAINKGAPSSNNVQKLHSYERQRHPLPLEREEGRDRHHNRVPSASSSTKPRKPSATSSEVNLNDNLTESGKLYVNKVLENRESTSRASSIKHFKTDSQSIENTSSINRNPSSKSNEGAASQSGSLFGTESAFADGQNTSMDQEGDLMTDDEENTDVVNGDDEDVVVLYGPYAVKLAMLQRSIAMDLSSLNELLESGSPDQEAWSTIKTSLATVSTTFEKMNSLSSARDKKLVSMLSKQRDINNVWIQSVKDLEIELIEKSNRLASLDKERRNLKKLLQKGLVESSEPANVSEPNLPEETPNALEEIAKFIDATKGEDEGSDADEFYDAEELVEASTQLEEEKAEEIPKKEIPSDLEIATKSRKPVSQPPLEEERTEEPSEQVSGVTEVETQERPAAQEDEKKPASSGVDEVTSTIAVTPEQEQKGKLILSEGTYLGYEDGIRKRLKLDKDDRPSVSLWSVLKSMVGKDMTRMTLPVTFNEPTSLLQRVAEDLEYTHLLDEAASFEDPTLRLLYVGVFTASSYASTIKRVAKPFNPLLGETFEYARPDKHFRFFTEQVSHHPPISATWTESPKWDFYGESNVDSKFNGRSFAFKHLGWWHISMRPDDKSPDELYTWKKPDNTVIGILVGNPQVDNHGDVKIVNHTTGDYCMLNFKARGWRSSGAYEMRGEVFNKKGQKMWVLGGHWNDTIYGKKVTAKDSGEIPLQKTATASSSAFTGPKFDGSKFLIWKTAPRPDAPFNLTPFAITLNAPQPKLLPWLAPTDTRLRPDQRDMEDGRYDEAAKEKHRVEEKQRAERKKRESKNEKYCPKWFVQEQHPITKNKYWRFNGNYWMMRKEHKLKNCGDIF, from the coding sequence ATGAGCTCTGTAACTAGTAAAGCTCAgcattcaaattctcaatcGGTGCAATCACCGCCAAGGTTAAACAAGGGTTTgaatgaggaagaaagcagcaatgatgaagatactgCTTCTCAAACCGTGAGTAGGCCGttattgaagttgaaattaTTGGACTATTTGCGTCAAGGATCCTTCACTAATCTTAAACAGCTTATTGACTCACAATTTCAGCCGAAAAACGATCCCAATGTGAAGGCTGTCAAAAGTTTGATCCTGCATTATGCCGTACAGGTGGCTCCATTAGCTTTGATTAAAGAGATTGTCGCCAAATGGTCCGGCAAAGAGGCATCTGACATTTGCTTAGATATCAACCAGACCGATGAAAATGGTAATACACCACTTCACCTTGCTGCATTTCAGTCGCGTGGTGATGTAGTGTCTTTTCTAATGGATCAACCTAATGTAAACGATTGTGTGTTGAACAATTCTAATTTGCAACCTATTGAAATGTGTAAGAACTTGAACATTGCTCAAATGATGCAGGTGAAGAGGGCACACTATGTCGCCGAGATTGCACAGGAATTTAGAACTGCTTTCAACAATAGAGATTTTGGACATTTGGAGTCGATATTGAGTGCTCCACGCAATGCCGAGCTCCTGGACATCAACGGTATGGATCCAGAAACCGGTGACACTGTTTTGCACGAATTTGTCAAGAAAAGAGATGTCATCATGTGTCGTTGGCTTTTGGAACATGGAGCAGACCCTTTCAAGAGAGACCGTCAAGGGAAGCTGCCAATCGATTTGGTCGGTAAAGTCAACGAGAATAACACGGCAACAAATACAAAGACTGCGATCGAAATGGAGCTGAAAAAACTCCTGAGTAAAGCTGCCAAAGAGCAAAGCGTCATCGATGTAACCAATAATTTGAACGAGGCACCTACCTATAAAGGGTATTTAAAGAAGTGGACGAATTTTGCACAGGGTTACAAGTTGAGGTGGTTTATCTTGAGCAAAGATGGTAAACTTTCGTATTATAAAGATCAATCGGACACCAAAAACGCCTGCCGTGGTTCCTTGAGTATGTCAACTTGCTATTTGCATTTGGATTCGTCTGAGAAACTGAAATTCGAAATAATCGGCGGTAGTGATGGTACAATAAGGTGGCATTTGAAGGCCAACCACCCAATCGAGACTAACCGCTGGGTTTGGGCCATTCAAGGCGCCATAAGGTTCTCTAAAGATAGAGaaatgatgaacaaaaGTGGAAATATCCCACCTTCGCTCGCGATTAATAAAGGTGCGCCTTCTTCCAACAATGTTCAAAAGCTTCATTCTTATGAAAGGCAACGTCATCCTCTACCCCTTGAGAGAGAGGAAGGCAGGGATAGGCACCATAACAGAGTTCcctcagcttcttcatcaacaaaacCACGCAAGCCTAGCGCTACGTCAAGCGAAgtgaatttgaatgataaCTTGACAGAATCCGGTAAGTTATATGTCAACAAGGTGTTGGAAAATCGTGAATCCACTTCAAGGGCATCATCTATCAAACACTTCAAGACGGATTCTCAAAGCATTGAAAACACCAGCAGCATCAACAGAAATCCCTCTTCGAAATCCAACGAAGGTGCTGCCAGTCAATCAGGATCTTTGTTTGGTACTGAGTCAGCCTTTGCCGATGGGCAGAATACCTCTATGGACCAAGAGGGGGACCTGATGAcggatgatgaagagaataCCGATGTTGTtaatggtgatgatgaagatgttgtGGTTCTGTATGGCCCATACGCTGTAAAATTGGCCATGTTACAAAGATCTATTGCAATGGACTTGAGCTCCCTTAACGAACTACTAGAATCAGGTAGTCCTGATCAGGAAGCATGGTCGACCATAAAAACGTCACTGGCGACCGTCTCAACTACCTTCGAAAAAATGAACTCATTATCTTCTGCAAGAGACAAGAAGCTAGTTTCCATGCTGTCTAAACAACGGGACATTAATAACGTTTGGATTCAATCTgtgaaagatttggaaatAGAGCTGATCGAGAAGAGCAATAGATTAGCTTCTTTGGATAAGgagagaagaaacttgaagaaactctTGCAAAAAGGTCTAGTCGAATCAAGCGAGCCAGCCAACGTCTCGGAGCCAAATCTTCCTGAAGAAACTCCAAATGCTTTAGAAGAGATTGcaaaattcatcgatgCCACGAAAGGGGAAGATGAGGGTTCTGATGCTGACGAGTTTTATGATGCTGAGGAACTGGTCGAGGCTTCAACGCAactagaagaagagaaggcTGAGgaaattccaaagaaggAGATCCCATCAGACTTAGAAATTGCTACAAAATCGAGGAAACCGGTATCTCAACCTCCTTtagaggaagaaagaaccGAGGAACCGTCAGAGCAAGTATCAGGAGTGACAGAAGTTGAAACTCAGGAAAGGCCAGCCGCACAAGAAGACGAAAAGAAGCCTGCTTCATCAGGTGTGGATGAAGTCACCTCGACCATCGCGGTAACACCGGAACAGGAACAAAAAGGTAAGTTGATACTGTCTGAAGGCACATATTTGGGTTATGAAGATGGTATcagaaagagattgaaattgGATAAGGATGATCGTCCTTCTGTTAGTTTATGGTCAGTTTTGAAATCCATGGTTGGTAAAGATATGACAAGGATGACGCTACCGGTGACTTTTAATGAGCCTACATCTTTATTACAAAGAGTGGCCGAAGATCTAGAGTACACACACTTATTAGACGAAGctgcttcttttgaagatccGACGTTGAGACTTTTGTACGTGGGTGTTTTCACTGCATCTTCCTATGCGTCAACTATCAAGAGAGTTGCCAAGCCTTTTAATCCTTTACTGGGAGAGACTTTTGAATACGCAAGACCAGACAAGCACTTCAGATTTTTCACAGAGCAAGTTTCACATCATCCACCAATCTCAGCCACTTGGACGGAATCACCTAAGTGGGATTTCTACGGTGAGTCCAATGTCGACTCAAAGTTCAACGGTAGATCATTTGCGTTTAAGCACCTGGGTTGGTGGCACATCAGCATGCGTCCCGACGATAAGTCTCCAGACGAATTGTACACCTGGAAGAAACCTGATAACACTGTTATCGGTATCCTCGTGGGTAATCCTCAGGTCGACAATCACGGTGACGTTAAGATTGTGAATCATACGACTGGTGATTACTGTATGTTGAACTTCAAAGCTCGAGGATGGAGATCGAGTGGAGCATACGAAATGAGAGGAGAAGTATTCAACAAGAAGGGACAAAAGATGTGGGTGCTAGGTGGACACTGGAACGATACCATTTACGGTAAGAAGGTTACTGCTAAAGATAGTGGCGAGATACCATTGCAAAAAACTGCCACTGCATCTTCTTCGGCTTTTACAGGTCCAAAGTTTGATGGCTCGAAGTTTTTGATCTGGAAGACTGCCCCAAGACCCGATGCACCATTCAACTTGACACCATTCGCAATTACTTTAAACGCACCACAACCAAAATTGCTTCCATGGTTAGCCCCAACCGATACACGTTTAAGACCTGACCAGAGAGACATGGAAGATGGTCGCTATGATGAGGCTGCAAAGGAAAAGCACAGAGTAGAAGAGAAACAGAGAGCAGAACGTAAGAAAAGGGAGAGTAAAAACGAGAAATATTGCCCTAAATGGTTCGTTCAAGAGCAACATCCTATCACAAAGAACAAGTACTGGAGATTCAATGGAAATTActggatgatgaggaagGAACACAAACTCAAGAATTGCGGCGATATTTTCTAG